From Vicia villosa cultivar HV-30 ecotype Madison, WI unplaced genomic scaffold, Vvil1.0 ctg.003080F_1_1, whole genome shotgun sequence, the proteins below share one genomic window:
- the LOC131640366 gene encoding polygalacturonase At1g48100-like gives MRLSPILILLFSIYILTLFLYVDARHHSHTKHKHYHNPPSEISQPPSPLPSPPYPRPPSPLPSPPYSIPPSPLPSPPYSSAPPEELPSPPPTSDHNNCQNVSGLFDVRKFGAVGDGVTDDTESFKMAWDTACQSELPLNVIFVPSGFSFIVQSTIFTGPCNGGIVLKVDGTLMTPDGPESWLKNNSRRQWLVFYRINGMSLEGGGTIDGRGQKWWDLPCKPHKGPNGTTLPGPCDSPVAIRFFLSSNLTVKGLRIKNSPQFHFRFDGCQTVYVESIVITAPALSPNTDGIHIENTNDVKIYNSIVSNGDDCVSIGTGCFDVDIKNITCGPGHGISIGSLGNHNSKACVSNITVRESTIKFSDNGVRIKTWQGGSGSVSGVRFKNIHMDTVKNPIIIDQFYCLSKDCSNKTSAVFVSDIVYTSIRGTYDIKHPPMHFACSDSVPCTNLTLSDVELLPSQGDILNDAFCWNAYGNSETLTIPPVFCLLDGIPQAISDNDIGQC, from the exons atgaGGCTTTCTCCTATTTTAATACTATTATTCTCTATATATATTCTTACTTTGTTTCTTTATGTTGATGCAAGACATCATTCtcatacaaaacacaaacattatCATAATCCACCATCTGAAATTTCACAACCTCCTTCTCCACTACCTTCACCACCATATCCTAGACCTCCTTCTCCACTACCTTCACCACCATACTCTATACCTCCTTCTCCACTACCTTCACCACCATATTCTAGTGCTCCTCCTGAAGAACTTCCTAGTCCTCCTCCTACTAGTGATCATAATAATTGCCAAAATGTATCTGGTTTATTCGATGTACGAAAATTTGGTGCCGTTGGAGATGGAGTAACCGATGATACTGAGTCTTTTAAAATGGCTTGGGACACTGCTTGTCAAAGTGAATTACCACTTAATGTTATCTTTGTTCCTAGTGGTTTCTCCTTCATTGTTCAATCTACTATTTTCACAGGTCCTTGTAATGGTGGCATAGTATTAAAG GTTGATGGCACTCTTATGACACCCGATGGACCAGAATCTTGGCTAAAAAACAACAGTAGGCGTCAATGGTTAGTCTTTTATAGAATCAATGGTATGTCACTTGAAGGAGGCGGTACAATTGATGGCAGAGGACAAAAATGGTGGGATCTTCCTTGTAAGCCTCACAAG GGGCCTAATGGAACAACATTACCAGGACCTTGTGACAGCCCAGTT GCTATAAGGTTTTTCTTGAGTTCCAATTTGACTGTAAAAGGACTTAGGATAAAAAACAGCCCTCAATTTCATTTCAGATTTGATGGCTGCCAAACTGTTTATGTAGAATCAATCGTCATAACAGCTCCCGCGTTAAGCCCGAACACTGATGGAATACACATAGAAAATACTAATGATGTCAAAATAtataactctattgtttccaATG GTGATGATTGTGTTTCCATTGGAACTGGTTGCTTTGATGTTGATATTAAAAACATTACATGTGGACCAGGTCATGGGATAAG TATTGGAAGTTTGGGAAACCACAACTCCAAAGCATGTGTATCAAACATAACAGTAAGAGAATCAACTATAAAATTTTCAGATAACGGAGTAAGAATCAAGACATGGCAAGGTGGATCAGGATCAGTATCTGGAGTAAGATTTAAGAATATTCACATGGATACAGTGAAAAACCCAATTATAATTGATCAATTTTACTGTCTCAGTAAAGATTGCAGCAACAAAACCTCTGCAGTTTTTGTATCAGACATAGTTTACACAAGCATAAGAGGAACTTATGATATTAAACATCCTCCTATGCATTTCGCGTGCAGCGACTCCGTCCCTTGCACAAACTTGACTCTCTCTGATGTTGAGCTTCTTCCTTCTCAAGGAGATATATTAAATGATGCTTTTTGTTGGAATGCTTATGGAAACTCAGAGACATTAACTATTCCTCCAGTTTTTTGCTTGCTGGATGGTATTCCTCAGGCCATTTCAGACAATGATATTGGTCAATGTTGA